The genomic interval ACAATTATATTCCTccaggctgtgtggttaagtagtttacttctcaaccacatggttttgggttcagttctactgcatggcaccttgggtgagtgacTTATGCTACAGtcctgggccaatcaaagctttgtgagtgcatttggtggatagagatactgaaagaagcctgttgtgtatgtcatcatcatcatcatcatcatcatcgtttaacgtccgctttccatgctagcatgggttggacgatttgactgaggactggtgaaaccggatggcaacaccaggctccagtctgatttggcagagtttctacagctggatgcccttcctaacgccaaccactcagagagtgtagtgggtgcttttacgtgtcacctgcacgaaaacggccacgctcgaaatggtgtcttttatgtgccNNNNNNNNNNNNNNNNNNNNNNNNNNNNNNNNNNNNNNNNNNNNNNNNNNNNNNNNNNNNNNNNNNNNNNNNNNNNNNNNNNNNNNNNNNNNNNNNNNNNNNNNNNNNNNNNNNNNNNNNNNNNNNNNNNNNNNNNNNNNNNNNNNNNNNNNNNNNNNNNNNNNNNNNNNNNNNNNNNNNNNNNNNNNNNNNNNNNNNNNNNNNNNNNNNNNNNNNNNNNNNNNNNNNNNNNNNNNNNNNNNNNNNNNNNNNNNNNNNNNNNNNNNNNNNNNNNNNNNNNNNNNNNNNNNNNNNNNNNNNNNNNNNNNNNNNNNNNNNNNNNNNNNNNNctacctcttccacgggttccctcaactgttagggtgtggcactttttcacgcagctatcctcctccattctcaccacatgtccataccagcgcaatcgtctctcttgcacgccacaactgatgcttctaatgttcagcttttctctcaagatacttacactctgacgggtattcacattgacattacacatccaacggagcatactggcttcattccttgcgagcttacgtatgtcctcagcagttacagcccatgtttcactgccatgtagcatggttgttcgtacgcatgcgtcatacagtctgccttttactctgagtgagagtccctttgccttttactctgagtgagagtccctttgccTTTTACTctcattctgtaaagtggttggttttaaggggatccagctgtaaaaatccataccaaagcagacagtggaggtTGGTGCAGTCCTCTCCCTTACcacttcctgtcaaaccattcaacacatgccagcatggaagatgagtgttaaatgatgattgtatgtgtgtgtgtgcgcacgcgtgcgcaTGCTCCCCTGTtcctgtgtatgcatgtttgtctctttgtcttgatatcatgattgttgtaaataaatgtcatccatttccaatattctgcaaaaaacgTGTCTGGATACAGagagatattaccttgcttggaaacatgttaGGGTTGACAACAGACAggacatagaaaatctgcctcactaAACTCTATCTGACTCATGCAGGCATGGAAGGTGGATATTATAACAATGATTATGAttcttataaagaaaaatattgaggAGTTTGGTGTGGATAGGAACTAACTTTGGCACACATTATTTGAGATTAATAGAAAAGGCCCTGCCAAGGTCAGTCACCTTGTTCGGTTGGAGCAACCAAGAAAGGTTTTCTTGTTAACTGCATGAACATGACAGTGAGACTGTTGAAAAGGAGATACTTTTAAGGATAATTTCATAGATGACTCATTGGTAATTCCTGAAATGATTCTTATGAGAACTATACTCAAGATAAGATTAATACCACACTGCTTATGTGTAGATGGCTATAGTGGCTTACTTGTTTACTCTACCTCTACCTTCTTCCTCTCATAAAACTTAACAAATGTTTGCAGATTCCTCTaacatataatggtttcaaatttttggcacaaggccagcaattttagttgcttacattgactccagttcttgactgctactttgtcaaccctgaatgaatgaaaggcaaaatcgaccatggtagtatttgaactcagtgtaaaagagccagaagaaatatctctaagcattttgtccgacatgctaattattctgccaactcgccactcTTGTTCTCTAACATGTAACAGTATGGAAAAAAACTCACTATCCTAATATCCCAGAAGTACATGGGTTGAAGTGGTGAAGACTGACCTCAAGATGTTGAACTTTGTGAAAGAGATGACAGGGTACTGAGATGGATGACtgcatgctgtgcttgagaaaacccttTCATCTCAGGAAAAACAAGGTTTTGTCAAGCCTTCCTCCACAACTCATTGTCTAACCCCCAGTCTTCCAGCAATCTTCTGTTGTACCCTATTTCTTCCCTTGACTTCACCTCCACTGAACTGTTATTCTCTGTATCCAACACATTCTCTATCTCTAATCATCTATCACACTATTCTCACCTCACCCATCTTTTCTGTTCTTCTATTTGCTCTTCCCTTCTGatttctcttcttcatttcttttctctgacTGGTGACTTGCAAGCTGCAGAGCTATATTGGGCTCCAGTgtcatctttggcatggtttctatgggtcgatgcccttcctaatgccatataCGTACACAGGCACTGGTGTGGCTAAAAAGTGGCTATCTTGGAATGGTGTAGTAATCATAAATGAGTGCCagcatcatacaagcagtgtcaatcatttccaatattctgcaaaaaacatttctggttttggagaaatattatctcGTTTGGAAACAagggttggcattagaaagggtatccagctctagaaatctgcctcaataaactccatccagctcatgcaagcatggaaaagtgaacattaaaatgatggttttttttttttttttttttccccagatgTAAATTCTGTTGTTTTATGTGGTATTGAGGCACATGCTTGCATTCAACAAACAGTACTTGATCTTTTGGAGAAAGACTACCAAGTCCATGTCGTTGTGGATGCATGTTCCTCTCGTTCAATGGTTGATAGGtatgtactcattttatcaattctgttgtAGAAACTTTAAATGTGTGTTGGTGTCTTTTGTGAGGCTTTGAAGCTGACTACTTCATTAAGGTacctatattggtttcaaattttggcacaaggccagcaagtttagaggagggattaagtcaattacattgatcccagtgttccactggtacctATTATTTTGTAGGctctgaaagggatgaaaggcaaagtcagtcttggcagaattttaactcagaacataaagacaaacaaaatgctaagcattttgcctggtgtgctaacaattctgtcagctcggtACCCTATTAAGTTACCTATATTGCAAATACTTTCTATGAACTAATATATTTTCACCAAACAGCTTCACACACATTAATTACATGATCATATTAATATAGTTGTCCCTATTGCATATATAGGACAATGATATGCAGTCTCTTTCTCAACCATTTGGCAATCAGTATTTCTCATGAATTAATATTATGTATTCAGTAGACCTTTTTTGTAATAGAACTCCTGCATTTTTCACCATGCAATATATACAAATTGTTTCACACTCTTGCAGTATACCTTGTGTATACTACTGTATTGTTTACATaagaattgaaatttattttgtttagaaaGTTTGAGAGATAAATAAATCATGTTTAtggtgaaacttgaagtagataaaaccttaaatattatctttatctactttgagtttcACCTTTAAAAAAGTTATaccatattattatatattttgtaataattgtttACAATCTTATTTAACTGGTCTattatttatttcacaatttCTAATACATCTTATTTCAGAATATTGAAATTAGTGATGTTAACCACTAATTGGAGATAACTCAATTTACCAAGTAATTCACATTATCCATAATTACTATCTTTCTGGGAATCCATAGCATTTTAATTTTGCTAGCAAATAAGCATatgatatatattggtatattattGTCTTActttcaaatatgtttgggaGCTACATGCTATATTTACTCAACAGTAAGAAAGTTTCATACTAATATGTaaaggagagctgtgtgaagaagtgtcactccctaacagtggaagagggagactcaggaagacatgggatgaggtggtgaagcacgaccttcaaacattgggcttcacagagtccatgacaagagaccgagacctctggagatatgctgtgattgggCAGACCTgacaagtaaagtgagatcacaaccatagcctataccagtgtcatAATctgcccatttaaaaagtacctttgaatcgttGGGCAACacgccatgcttgaggagacctactgagtcaagtaaaatggaaattgtagttgtggccgatgttggtggcacgtaataaACACCATTCATGTGtgagtcgatgccagtgccacctgacaggctccccgtgctggtggcacgtaagaagcaccatctgaatgtggtcgataCCAGCCCCActgccccaactggctcctgtgccagtggcacataaaaagcaccatatgaatatggccgatgccagtgccgccttactggctcccatgcagTGGCAGGTAAAAATCACccaatacactcttggagtggttggcattaagaagggcatccagctgtagaaaccttgcaagatcagattgaagcctggtgcagcctccaggCTTGCTAGTccccaatcaaaccgtccaacccatggaaaacggatgttaaacgatgatgatgatgatgatgattacaaagcTGCAGCATAATAAGTTGTGTAGTTTCAGCATTTAATCTTCTTTTTCCATGTGTTGTTTTATTACCACTTTACTGGAAATCAGAGACAATGTTCTAGCTATTCCAGCTATAACAGGAACATGGCATGACAGGATCaaacatttttgcttttgttttttacatcTTGTTAATTTGTGAAATAGACTCCCTGATTTTTTACTTTGATGCAGGTTATTGCTTcaacaaatgtcttgtttatcATTTTAGGATGTATGCATTCAATCGCATTAAGGATGCAGGTGCTTTTTTGACTACGAGTGAAAGTGCATTGCTGTCTCTTTGTCAAGATGCAAAACACCCCAAATTTAAAGAAATTCAGCGTTTAATTACACATCCTGCTCCAGACAGTGGATTACTGCCAATGCAGCCATCTCATTTGTGAAACCAATTGAATTCTGGGATTGAAGCgactacattttaattttttgataCATCCTCCCTAattctgaaatttatttttattgatagatATTCATGGAATGTTAGATACTTATGCCTTCTTTCACTATGAGATAAATCTGACAGTTCTATGTTTGGAAATTTACTTAATTGTTTTATTGACCTGTTAAAATCTGAAaccttaataaaaatttattatactGACCTTGCCTTACCTGATTCTATGATAAACTTCTTGAAGTGAAGATTATTCTGATGCAGCAGGTTCTGCTCAAATGTTGTTGGTTGCAACTTTCAGATTGAGCACTTTTCTTTGCTAGTAACTAAATACTATGAAAAAGAGAAGAgccatgcaaatatttacatgttcCCTGTGATTGTTGATGGAGGTATATTTTTTGAAGGTGGAAAGCTATGCCAATGAGAAGAGGGAAAGTGCTCATAGCCATTACAGGCTTTTCTTGAGTGGTGAGACTGATGCAGTTGAACTTGAGTTCAAGGGAAAGAATTCTGGAAGAAACTATTTTAAGAATCAAGCCCGAGACTTAGGGGAATATTGGCAGGCATCTCTTTTGCAAGATTGCACACACTTGGTAATGCAGGAGAGACACcattagaaacaaaagaaacaatggtGAGTGTCGGTTTGCAAAAGATGAATTTAGTTTTTGAGCTAATCTTTTTATAACAACCAACTATCTCCCTCaggataacatcaaccccagcagTGTATCCATAGTAAACGTGTTTTTCAAACTCATAAACACTAAATACCTGACTTAAGAGATTTATATAACACTGCAATTCCTCTTGATCGATGTCAGTATTTGTAAGAGAAGGGTAATGGCAAATGTGGTGTTGTGTACatgtgagaaatggattcatggtagatgtacgaaaatgaagaaggtgacccCAAGACTGGCAAGAGATTTTatttgtggaagatgtgagaaaggagctggaggGCTGGCATAACCAGTGGAAACGGTGAGAGGattttgttatttgggagatagGGTGGATGTGAATCagtggtgacagaaagagcaagacttggctgggtgaagttcagggaatgtggagtGTTGTTATATTGGAAAAGGTTCTTCAAGACAAAAGGAAGAGTTTATCGGAGTTGCGTGATGTCTGTGATACTGTATGGaagtgagacatggtgtctgagggaAAGCAAAATGGCAAtgttgagaaggactgagagcaATGTGTGGTGTGAAACTATTAGATACAAGGAAggctgaggacttgatggggatgctgacgttggaggaattggtggaacagctggcaagggcgaatggagtgtggtggtatggacatgtgttgagGGATGAAGATCATGTTCTGAGGAGAGTGCTTTAGCTTAAAGTGAATGAACCACTAAGtggatattttcatttaaaaaatttacacTTCTTTCCTTtgtcggttgagtaaagtgtcatccaagatggtgtttattggtaattaaacttattttgcaacacttgtgcatatttatcagctttgtttttgtttcagtagaAATATCTGTTTTGTCTGCCTTTAAGGACCAAGTAGTCGAACATGGCCACATACCTgacaatatactttttttttttatctgtttatcaaattatgcaatttttaaaattaaatggaatATAATGTAGatcaagaggaaaagaaaattagcCAGCTGGCACATTTATGTATTAATCAAAGGCATCCGTctaaagaaaccatgccaaattagactggaacttGGCGCAGTTCTCCAGCTTACCAATTCCGATCAAACTGTCTAACacatcccagcatggaaagcagatgctaaatgatgatgaaacttcATCTTGGCAAACAAGTTTGGGAATGGTTTAATGCATTTTCTATGAGTATAGACTcctaatatattttgcataagACTAACTATTATAAAGCTCCTATGGTCTCTACTGGAAAAATCATATTGAAAATTACTTAAAAGACATCCTTTTCAGAGTCAAAACGTACTTTATTTTACATCACTTACCAAAGTGATAACTTATATCCATGGAAATGTTATCTGGGTTAGTAACTCATGATCAAAAAGCTGTTTCCAACATCCTCTAACCATCATATAGTTCTGTTCTACCTTTTCTACAATCACTACAGCTGATGCTCTTTTGAAATCAGTTGCTTAGTCTCCACAGGTTTGTTTCAATGTATCTCATTATCTAGTCTTCTAAACATTCTTTGAAACAATATTCCCCTAAAACTTTCTCACCAAATGTTAGCAATTCAAACTTTATTAATCTCATCTGACTATATTAACAGATCCCATATAGGTCATGGAATCAATTCTTTCTTCTTggatgaacaaaaacaaaatcatttattgTCCCAGTCTGCCTCGTTggaaaattagtaaaataatgataatcctggAACCTACACAAGGTAGTTGGAGCACCATGAGAAGAGTTTCTGGATGCCTTCTCTAGAACTATAAGTAGACAGGTTCAgtactatagtagaaaatattaaaaaaatatagcattCTCGTTGCTGTAATTGTACATTTCCAAGTTCTGTTGACTGAGCTATGATGAAATTAGATCTTTTTACTAGTGACACATCACTGCCCATGTGACAAAATACAAACTGATGAACTTTCAACCGAAGGGCAAGCACTCTATTCTTCGTGTCAGTTGAGTCATCAATAGC from Octopus bimaculoides isolate UCB-OBI-ISO-001 chromosome 5, ASM119413v2, whole genome shotgun sequence carries:
- the LOC106875798 gene encoding isochorismatase domain-containing protein 2, translated to MACNHLGKLLLNRSILFLCDMQEKFRPTIQYFPQIVEVSARMLSAAKILDMPVIVTEQYPKGLGSTVPELDVEDIPVVAKTRFSMMVSEVENKLKEHPDVNSVVLCGIEAHACIQQTVLDLLEKDYQVHVVVDACSSRSMVDRMYAFNRIKDAGAFLTTSESALLSLCQDAKHPKFKEIQRLITHPAPDSGLLPMQPSHL